In one window of Rhodanobacter sp. FDAARGOS 1247 DNA:
- the kynU gene encoding kynureninase: protein MSVTFEATHDWANARDAADPLRAFRDEFLIPPHEGHESVYFCGNSLGLQPRAVREAVNAELDYWGELGVEGHFKGRLPWMDYHEFVRDDLAAVVGALPVEVVAMNTLGVNLHLMMVSFYRPTAARPAILIEGGAFPTDRYAVESQIRFHGFDPATALIELQPDEANGTTSLAAIERALAEHGSRIALVMLPGVQYRTGQAFDIEVITALGHKHGCVVGFDLAHAVGNLPLQLHDSGADFAIWCSYKYLNSGPGAVGGAFVHERHATAVLPRFAGWWGHDKTTRFQMGPEFQPTAGADGWQLSNPPILALAPLRVSLQIFRRAGIGMLREKSLQLTGYLEWLVQTRLGNVLQVVTPAAPARRGAQLSIRVIGGRERGRALFEYLMANGIIGDWREPDVIRISPAPLYNRFADCLAFAEAVRAWSQG, encoded by the coding sequence ATGTCCGTCACGTTCGAAGCCACCCACGACTGGGCCAACGCCCGCGACGCCGCCGATCCTCTGCGCGCGTTCCGCGACGAGTTCCTGATCCCGCCGCACGAAGGCCACGAAAGCGTGTACTTCTGCGGCAACTCGCTGGGCCTGCAGCCGCGCGCGGTGCGCGAAGCGGTCAACGCGGAACTGGACTACTGGGGCGAACTCGGTGTCGAAGGCCACTTCAAGGGCCGCCTGCCGTGGATGGACTACCACGAGTTCGTGCGCGACGACCTCGCTGCCGTGGTCGGCGCGCTACCCGTCGAAGTGGTGGCGATGAACACCCTGGGCGTGAACCTGCACCTGATGATGGTCAGCTTCTACCGCCCCACCGCCGCGCGCCCGGCGATCCTGATCGAGGGCGGCGCGTTTCCCACCGACCGTTACGCGGTGGAATCGCAGATCCGCTTCCACGGCTTCGACCCGGCCACCGCGCTGATCGAGCTGCAGCCCGACGAAGCCAACGGCACCACCTCGCTCGCCGCGATCGAACGCGCGCTGGCCGAACACGGCTCGCGCATCGCCCTGGTGATGCTGCCCGGCGTGCAATACCGCACCGGCCAGGCGTTCGACATCGAGGTGATCACTGCACTGGGGCACAAGCATGGTTGCGTCGTCGGCTTCGACCTCGCCCACGCCGTCGGCAACCTGCCGCTGCAGTTGCACGACAGCGGCGCCGACTTCGCGATCTGGTGCAGTTACAAATATCTCAACAGCGGCCCCGGCGCCGTCGGCGGCGCCTTCGTGCATGAACGCCACGCCACCGCCGTGCTGCCGCGCTTCGCCGGCTGGTGGGGTCACGACAAGACCACTCGTTTCCAGATGGGCCCCGAGTTCCAGCCCACCGCCGGCGCCGATGGCTGGCAGCTCTCCAACCCGCCGATCCTCGCGCTGGCCCCGCTGCGCGTGTCGCTGCAGATCTTCCGCCGCGCCGGCATCGGCATGCTGCGCGAGAAATCCCTGCAGCTCACCGGTTATCTCGAATGGCTGGTGCAGACCCGGCTCGGTAACGTGCTGCAGGTGGTGACGCCCGCCGCTCCCGCCCGCCGCGGCGCCCAACTGTCGATCCGCGTGATCGGCGGCCGCGAGCGCGGCCGCGCCCTGTTCGAATACCTGATGGCCAACGGCATCATCGGCGACTGGCGCGAACCCGACGTCATCCGCATCTCCCCCGCGCCGCTGTACAACCGGTTTGCGGATTGCCTGGCGTTTGCGGAGGCAGTGCGGGCGTGGAGTCAAGGCTGA
- a CDS encoding amidohydrolase family protein — protein MLKIDTHAHILPRDWPNLAAKYGDDRFPVMTHTDGRHRIYKDSRFFREVWDSAFDPQTRIDDYARFGVDVQVISTVPVLFSYWAPGHQALELHRHLNNHMAGLCRDYPRHYAGIGTVPLQAPDLAIRELERCIDELGLQGVQIGSHCGDWNLDAPELFPFFEAAADLGAAILVHPWDMMGMASMPKYWMPWLVGMPAEQSRAACCLAFGGVLERLPKLRVMLAHGGGSFPSTIGRIEHGFKMRPDLVATDNPRNPREYLKRFYFDSCVHDDQALRYLLDVTGAHQVMLGTDYPFPLGEQEPGSGIEALGLDDTDRARLFHGTALEWLGLPLHRFAPDSLSKASA, from the coding sequence ATGCTCAAGATCGATACCCACGCGCACATCCTGCCCCGCGACTGGCCGAACCTGGCCGCCAAGTACGGCGACGACCGCTTTCCGGTGATGACCCATACCGACGGGCGACACCGCATCTACAAGGACAGCCGCTTCTTCCGCGAAGTGTGGGATTCGGCCTTCGACCCGCAGACCCGCATCGACGACTACGCCCGCTTCGGCGTCGACGTGCAGGTGATCTCCACCGTGCCGGTGCTGTTTTCGTACTGGGCACCGGGCCACCAGGCGCTGGAACTGCATCGCCATCTGAACAACCACATGGCCGGGCTGTGCCGCGACTACCCGCGCCATTACGCCGGCATCGGCACGGTGCCGCTGCAGGCCCCGGACCTGGCCATCCGCGAACTGGAGCGCTGCATCGACGAGCTGGGCCTGCAGGGCGTGCAGATCGGCTCGCACTGTGGCGACTGGAACCTGGACGCGCCCGAGCTGTTCCCCTTCTTCGAGGCCGCCGCCGACCTCGGCGCGGCGATCCTGGTGCATCCGTGGGACATGATGGGCATGGCCAGCATGCCGAAATACTGGATGCCGTGGCTGGTCGGCATGCCGGCCGAGCAATCGCGCGCCGCCTGCTGCCTGGCCTTCGGCGGCGTGCTGGAACGCCTGCCGAAACTGCGCGTGATGCTGGCCCACGGCGGCGGCAGTTTCCCTTCGACCATCGGCCGCATCGAGCACGGCTTCAAGATGCGCCCGGACCTGGTCGCCACCGACAATCCGCGCAACCCCCGCGAATACCTCAAACGTTTCTATTTCGACTCCTGCGTGCACGACGATCAGGCGCTGCGCTATCTGCTGGATGTGACCGGTGCACACCAGGTGATGCTGGGCACCGACTATCCTTTCCCGCTGGGGGAGCAGGAACCCGGCAGCGGCATCGAGGCGCTGGGCCTGGACGACACCGACCGCGCGCGGCTGTTCCACGGCACCGCGCTGGAATGGCTGGGCCTGCCTCTCCATCGCTTCGCTCCCGATTCCCTTTCGAAGGCATCCGCATGA